A single Micromonospora luteifusca DNA region contains:
- a CDS encoding PseG/SpsG family protein, translating into MSTLRVGLRCDAGPQRGVGHLVRCLALAEEFLARGAHVAVFGTVERLPWATAELASRGIPLHPGPDTPAELVEAAHRHELDVLVLDSYELDPAGAGALRAAGVFTLAVIDGDSRGQVADLYLDQNFGAELPGLRSAAELPGLPGRLLAGSGYALLRDSVITARPPVPPPAMTVSRPRVLSFFGGTDAVGAAPVLTRVLVATGHPMDLTVIVGRPEIEAEVEDVAPGRGQIIRPIPPTSSLPTLITEADLVVSAAGTSTWELCCLGAPAALVCVVDNQRESYTRVVRHGLAAALGELPELTAAGVAGRAARATAARTLHGLLSSPPRRAALAARAWSTVDGQGRARVVDAVLTAVHAATDTD; encoded by the coding sequence CTGAGCACCCTCCGAGTCGGGTTGCGTTGCGACGCCGGACCACAGCGCGGCGTCGGCCATCTCGTCCGCTGCCTCGCGCTCGCCGAGGAGTTCCTCGCACGGGGAGCCCACGTCGCCGTGTTCGGCACCGTCGAACGGCTCCCCTGGGCCACCGCGGAACTCGCCAGCCGGGGCATTCCCCTGCACCCCGGCCCGGACACGCCGGCCGAGCTGGTCGAGGCAGCCCACCGACACGAACTGGACGTGCTGGTCCTCGACTCCTACGAGCTGGACCCCGCCGGCGCGGGCGCCCTACGCGCCGCCGGTGTGTTCACCCTCGCCGTGATCGACGGAGACAGCCGGGGCCAGGTCGCCGACCTCTACCTCGACCAGAACTTCGGAGCGGAGCTGCCGGGGCTGCGTTCCGCAGCGGAGCTGCCGGGGCTGCCCGGACGGCTGCTCGCCGGCAGCGGGTACGCCCTGCTGCGGGACTCCGTGATCACCGCCCGCCCGCCGGTCCCCCCGCCCGCCATGACGGTCAGCCGACCCCGGGTGCTGTCGTTCTTCGGCGGCACCGACGCGGTCGGTGCGGCGCCGGTCCTGACCCGTGTGCTGGTGGCCACCGGCCATCCGATGGACCTCACGGTCATCGTCGGTCGACCCGAGATCGAGGCGGAGGTCGAGGACGTCGCCCCCGGCCGCGGGCAGATCATCCGGCCGATCCCGCCCACCAGCTCGCTGCCGACACTGATCACCGAAGCCGACCTGGTGGTCAGCGCCGCCGGCACGTCGACCTGGGAACTCTGCTGCCTCGGCGCACCCGCCGCGCTGGTCTGCGTGGTCGACAACCAACGTGAGTCGTACACCCGGGTGGTGCGCCACGGACTGGCCGCGGCCCTCGGCGAGTTGCCGGAGCTGACCGCGGCCGGGGTCGCCGGACGAGCCGCCCGGGCGACGGCGGCGCGGACCCTGCACGGGCTGCTCAGCTCGCCGCCGCGTCGCGCGGCGCTCGCCGCACGGGCCTGGTCCACCGTTGACGGGCAGGGCCGGGCACGGGTGGTGGACGCGGTGCTCACCGCCGTCCACGCCGCCACCGACACCGACTGA
- a CDS encoding cytidylyltransferase domain-containing protein, which translates to MGPRIVGIVQARMGSSRLPGKVLRPLAGRSVLGRVVRAARDSGVLADLVVATSTDALDDAVVAECERLGVPCHRGPVDDVLDRFVRALAAHPGDAVMRFTADCPLLDPEIITLVASVYRAVPGLDYASTSIARTLPRGLDVEIIRAETLRTLGRLATDHHRVHVTSYAYTHPELFRVLGVTLTPDRSGLRLTLDTEQDWALVSAVIDHFGDVNVPLAKLADWLHGQPRLRALNADVRQKQLEES; encoded by the coding sequence GTGGGTCCACGGATCGTCGGCATCGTGCAGGCCCGGATGGGTTCGTCCCGGCTGCCCGGCAAGGTCCTCCGCCCGCTCGCCGGGCGTTCCGTGCTGGGCCGAGTGGTGCGCGCCGCCCGCGACAGCGGTGTCCTGGCCGACCTGGTGGTCGCCACCAGCACGGACGCGCTCGACGACGCCGTGGTGGCCGAGTGCGAGCGGCTGGGCGTCCCGTGCCACCGCGGGCCCGTCGACGACGTACTCGATCGGTTCGTGCGTGCCCTCGCGGCGCACCCCGGAGACGCGGTCATGCGGTTCACCGCCGACTGCCCGCTGCTCGACCCGGAGATCATCACCCTGGTCGCGTCGGTGTACCGGGCGGTCCCCGGGCTGGACTACGCGAGCACGTCGATCGCCCGCACCCTGCCCCGAGGGCTGGACGTCGAGATCATCCGAGCGGAGACGCTGCGCACCCTGGGCCGGCTCGCCACCGACCACCACCGGGTGCACGTGACCTCGTACGCGTACACCCACCCGGAGCTGTTCCGGGTGCTCGGTGTGACGCTCACCCCGGACCGCTCCGGGCTGCGGTTGACCCTCGACACCGAGCAGGACTGGGCGCTGGTCAGCGCCGTCATCGACCACTTCGGGGACGTCAACGTGCCACTGGCCAAACTCGCCGACTGGCTCCACGGGCAGCCCCGACTGCGCGCGCTCAACGCCGACGTACGTCAGAAGCAGCTGGAGGAGTCCTGA
- a CDS encoding class I SAM-dependent methyltransferase codes for MTTETAPAGRITLPGGEMLAWSDLPQQRLADGGPVAALAARLVPPGARVLVAGPHDPALLDQLGHAEVTCLLRSHPDAVALAQRAAHLVVGGPAGLPDDETYDVVIAAAGLDPVESVEGTQLGWDGVLARLVAVLRPGGALLLRLDNPLGLHRLVATTPWYAGRDDSAWTIGGVLDRTHPANRDQLRERLTAAELQPAACWAAYPDASTPTALLDADHLDSDGGSGLFDAVLHGACAGGFTSDTVLQDPARLAVDALHAGRAADLAPGWLMLAHRPASPAAPTTPSADRDLPVALLQTGRPGIGVLEVLHGPSGWRWGLTSATGTNVPAAAPFASREAAYRDADALSGPVPSGRLLRTLLLDAALRRDLATLRTLLQGYAGWLADQADTDGRIAGAAALAGTDNVVVDGARYAVLDPSWRVTDPLPADVVLARGLWRFAAELLTGGYAHPWSSTLDVVGLTVVLGGLAGHDVDRTTVDEAVEAEAAIAAALHGLDHDGRVNLATELHAVAPTDPPVGGHSYQQLREAWLRQREELARLTALTAWTEELLTSRERALRRAETTVGLLSGSLSYRVGRLAITPARLAKRGARAAKRRAIAALAPQQQEEQQ; via the coding sequence GTGACGACTGAGACGGCACCCGCCGGCCGGATCACCCTGCCGGGCGGCGAGATGCTGGCCTGGTCCGACCTGCCGCAGCAGCGGTTGGCCGACGGTGGGCCGGTCGCCGCGCTGGCCGCCCGGCTCGTGCCGCCCGGCGCCCGGGTCCTGGTGGCCGGGCCACACGACCCGGCCCTGCTCGACCAGCTCGGTCACGCCGAGGTGACCTGCCTGCTGCGCAGCCACCCGGACGCGGTCGCGCTGGCCCAGCGAGCCGCCCACCTGGTGGTGGGTGGCCCGGCCGGGTTGCCCGACGACGAGACGTACGACGTGGTGATCGCCGCCGCCGGGCTGGACCCGGTGGAGTCGGTGGAGGGCACCCAACTCGGCTGGGACGGCGTGCTGGCGCGACTGGTCGCCGTCCTACGACCGGGTGGTGCGCTGCTGCTGCGCCTGGACAACCCGCTCGGCCTGCACCGACTGGTCGCCACCACCCCCTGGTACGCCGGCCGCGACGATTCCGCGTGGACGATCGGCGGGGTGCTCGATCGGACCCACCCGGCCAACCGGGACCAACTGCGCGAGCGGCTCACCGCAGCGGAGTTGCAACCGGCCGCGTGCTGGGCCGCGTACCCCGACGCCAGCACCCCGACGGCGCTGCTCGACGCCGACCACCTCGACTCCGACGGCGGCTCCGGCCTCTTCGACGCGGTGCTGCACGGCGCGTGCGCCGGCGGTTTCACCAGCGACACGGTGCTCCAGGACCCGGCCCGGCTGGCGGTGGACGCACTGCACGCCGGACGCGCCGCCGACCTCGCACCGGGCTGGCTGATGCTCGCCCACCGGCCCGCCAGCCCCGCGGCCCCGACCACGCCGTCCGCCGACCGGGACCTGCCGGTGGCTCTGCTGCAGACCGGGCGGCCCGGGATCGGCGTACTGGAGGTGCTGCACGGCCCGTCGGGATGGCGGTGGGGCCTCACCTCGGCCACCGGCACGAACGTGCCGGCCGCCGCGCCGTTCGCCAGCCGCGAGGCCGCGTACCGGGACGCGGACGCGCTGTCCGGACCGGTGCCGTCCGGCCGGCTGCTGCGTACCCTGCTGCTCGACGCGGCCCTGCGCCGCGACCTGGCGACCCTGCGCACGCTGCTGCAGGGGTACGCGGGCTGGCTCGCCGACCAGGCCGACACCGACGGCCGAATCGCCGGCGCCGCGGCGCTGGCCGGCACCGACAACGTGGTCGTCGACGGTGCGCGTTACGCGGTGCTCGACCCGAGCTGGCGGGTCACCGACCCGCTGCCCGCCGACGTGGTGCTGGCCCGCGGACTGTGGCGCTTCGCGGCGGAACTGCTCACCGGCGGATACGCCCACCCGTGGTCGTCCACCCTCGACGTTGTCGGTCTGACCGTGGTGCTCGGTGGGCTCGCCGGCCACGACGTGGACCGCACGACCGTCGACGAGGCGGTGGAGGCCGAAGCGGCCATCGCCGCCGCCCTGCACGGGCTGGACCATGACGGCAGGGTCAACCTCGCCACCGAGCTGCACGCCGTCGCGCCGACCGACCCGCCGGTCGGCGGGCACAGCTACCAGCAGCTGCGCGAGGCGTGGCTGCGGCAGCGCGAGGAGCTCGCCCGGCTGACGGCACTGACCGCGTGGACCGAGGAACTGCTCACCTCGCGGGAACGGGCGCTGCGTCGGGCCGAGACGACTGTCGGTTTGCTCAGCGGGTCGCTCAGCTACCGGGTGGGCCGGCTCGCCATCACCCCGGCCCGACTGGCCAAGCGAGGTGCCCGCGCCGCCAAGCGCCGGGCCATCGCCGCGCTCGCCCCCCAGCAGCAGGAGGAGCAGCAGTGA
- a CDS encoding DegT/DnrJ/EryC1/StrS family aminotransferase, with product MTGMLPYGRQSVTEDDIAAVADVLRGDWLTTGPQVDAFEADLAAWTGGVGVTAVSNGTAALHVAYAAAGVGPGDEVVVPPMTFVATASSAVALGAKIVFADVEDETFCLDPAAAAAAVTSRTKVVSAVDYAGHPADYDALRKSVEGSDALLVADAAHSIGGTYHGRPVGSLADLTTFSFFPTKNLTTAEGGAVAALDPHVLERARRFRSVGVVRDRDELRYPDEGGWHQEVHEFGLNYRLPDVLCALGRSQLRRLGEFKARRTALVARYDEALADLDGVLLPTRRSWADPAWHLYPIRVLDGRRREVYDRMRAAGIGVQVNYIPVHWHPAFADLGYRRGSCPVAESFYSQQLSLPLYPGLSDTDQDRVIDALTAALRVGSVRTAA from the coding sequence ATGACGGGAATGCTCCCGTACGGCCGGCAGTCGGTCACCGAGGACGACATCGCCGCCGTCGCCGACGTGCTGCGCGGCGACTGGCTCACCACCGGGCCGCAGGTCGACGCGTTCGAGGCCGACCTCGCCGCCTGGACCGGTGGGGTCGGCGTCACCGCCGTCTCCAACGGCACCGCGGCGCTGCACGTGGCGTACGCGGCTGCCGGGGTTGGCCCGGGCGACGAGGTGGTCGTCCCGCCGATGACCTTCGTGGCGACCGCCAGCAGCGCGGTCGCCCTCGGGGCGAAGATCGTTTTCGCCGATGTCGAGGACGAGACCTTCTGCCTCGACCCGGCGGCGGCCGCCGCCGCGGTCACCTCGCGGACCAAGGTCGTCTCCGCGGTCGACTACGCCGGCCACCCCGCCGACTACGACGCGCTACGCAAGTCGGTCGAGGGCAGCGACGCGCTGCTCGTCGCCGATGCGGCGCACTCGATCGGCGGGACCTATCACGGCCGGCCGGTGGGCTCGCTCGCCGACCTGACCACGTTCTCGTTCTTTCCCACCAAGAACCTGACCACCGCCGAGGGCGGTGCCGTCGCCGCGCTGGACCCGCACGTCCTTGAGCGGGCGCGTCGGTTCCGCAGCGTCGGCGTGGTCCGCGATCGCGACGAGCTGCGCTACCCGGACGAGGGCGGCTGGCACCAGGAGGTGCACGAGTTCGGGCTGAACTACCGCCTGCCGGATGTGCTGTGCGCCCTGGGCCGCAGCCAACTGCGTCGACTCGGCGAGTTCAAGGCGCGACGGACCGCACTCGTCGCCCGCTACGACGAGGCGCTGGCCGACCTGGACGGCGTGCTGCTGCCGACCCGCAGGTCGTGGGCCGACCCGGCCTGGCACCTCTACCCGATCCGGGTGCTCGACGGGCGTCGCCGCGAGGTGTACGACCGGATGCGGGCCGCCGGCATCGGCGTGCAGGTCAACTACATCCCGGTGCACTGGCACCCGGCCTTCGCCGACCTCGGTTACCGGCGCGGGTCCTGCCCGGTGGCCGAGTCGTTCTACTCCCAGCAGCTGTCGCTGCCGCTCTACCCGGGACTCAGCGACACCGACCAGGATCGCGTCATCGACGCGCTGACCGCGGCCCTGCGGGTCGGCTCGGTGCGTACCGCCGCCTGA
- the pseB gene encoding UDP-N-acetylglucosamine 4,6-dehydratase (inverting) produces MSELNGSSILITGGTGSFGRTFLRHILTEADPARVVVFSRDELKQYELRQQLGDDPRLRWFIGDIRDRHRLTRAMHGVDHVVHAAALKQVDTAEYNPSEYIATNITGSQHVVDAAIEAGVKKVIALSTDKASSPINLYGATKLVGDKLFVSANHYAAQHPTRFAVVRYGNVVGSRGSVVPLFRRLAAEGKSLPITDKRMTRFWITLDQAVQFVMDSFDQMQGGELFVPRIPSMRILDLVEAVAPDATTHEIGIRPGEKLHEEMIAPDDSRRTLRADGRFIVQPTIATWGYQPPVDCDPVPDGFAYQSDTNDEWLTVEQLRDMLGLTA; encoded by the coding sequence TTGAGTGAGTTGAATGGATCGTCCATTCTGATCACCGGGGGAACGGGTTCCTTCGGCAGGACCTTCCTCCGGCACATCCTCACCGAGGCCGACCCGGCCCGCGTGGTCGTGTTCTCCCGCGACGAGCTCAAGCAGTACGAGTTGCGTCAGCAGCTCGGCGACGACCCGCGGCTGCGCTGGTTCATCGGCGACATCCGGGACCGGCACCGCCTCACCCGGGCCATGCACGGCGTGGACCACGTGGTGCACGCCGCCGCGCTCAAGCAGGTGGACACCGCGGAGTACAACCCCTCCGAATACATCGCCACCAACATCACCGGCTCCCAGCACGTCGTCGATGCCGCGATCGAGGCCGGCGTCAAGAAGGTCATCGCGCTCTCCACCGACAAGGCGTCCAGCCCGATCAACCTGTACGGTGCGACGAAGCTGGTCGGCGACAAGCTGTTCGTCTCGGCCAACCACTACGCCGCCCAGCACCCCACCCGGTTCGCCGTCGTGCGCTACGGCAACGTGGTGGGCAGCCGCGGTTCGGTCGTCCCGCTGTTCCGCCGGCTGGCCGCCGAGGGCAAGAGCCTGCCGATCACCGACAAGCGGATGACCCGCTTCTGGATCACGCTCGACCAGGCCGTGCAGTTCGTCATGGACTCGTTCGACCAGATGCAGGGTGGCGAGCTGTTCGTGCCGCGCATCCCGAGCATGCGCATCCTCGACCTGGTCGAGGCAGTGGCCCCCGATGCCACCACCCACGAGATCGGGATCCGGCCGGGCGAGAAGCTGCACGAGGAGATGATCGCCCCCGACGACAGCCGGCGGACGCTGCGCGCCGACGGCCGGTTCATCGTCCAGCCGACCATCGCCACCTGGGGCTACCAGCCGCCGGTCGACTGCGACCCGGTGCCGGACGGCTTCGCCTACCAGTCGGACACCAACGACGAGTGGCTCACGGTCGAGCAGCTGCGCGACATGCTCGGCCTCACCGCATGA
- a CDS encoding glycosyltransferase family 39 protein, whose product MASGSDVIERPAVAAESTDPAPARRWLVPVLLVVGWVLSVAWRMWLSRHIVLPIAHTDEDSYLNTARALAGGPGGFSSENDLLRRVGYPMLISPAFLGDRDFSDSYRIVQLINAMANSTLLPLAYLLGRRLLRLRRSHALLGALAAATLPATVFYAGIAMIDTVMAPLVVAWLLAVHRWIGRPGPVAAATVGLLVGGFHLLHSRGLVIVAVHAGLVLLLFVRRRISPPAVLAALLPVLAMALVNEAAIRYLGNKVYLLGSTPGGGTVEAVASVQGVVRVSAGVATQLWYVVVITFGMAGVAWAAAVRELWRPRHGDAARWTIGVALVVTVGVAGGASVILAGITGKPLDAIYGRYVQMLAPFWLLVGLGVLLTAGRRVVLRRAAVAVALLIGGGALIAVRLAYVASQGHRLRYGGFSAPDLVALTAGWREMRPVIGSLVGIAGLVLLVAAVLVPRLRLPMLGVLVLVNLATMQVIDQHVVRPAIASTAPTPRVADVGVRPGERVWASTGVHYVLRFNLSHQVTWTDVRWFGNQQPPAAAQVVFARWAPGEADDWDGTAYGFVRLGGNPVQHWAAWRRA is encoded by the coding sequence ATGGCATCCGGTAGCGACGTGATCGAACGGCCGGCGGTTGCGGCGGAGTCGACAGACCCGGCACCCGCCCGACGCTGGTTGGTGCCGGTGCTGCTGGTCGTCGGTTGGGTGCTCAGCGTCGCCTGGCGGATGTGGCTGTCCCGGCACATCGTGCTGCCGATCGCACACACCGATGAGGACAGCTACCTGAACACCGCCCGCGCGCTGGCTGGCGGGCCGGGTGGCTTCAGCAGCGAGAACGACCTGCTGCGCCGGGTCGGCTACCCGATGCTGATCTCGCCGGCGTTCCTCGGGGACCGGGATTTCAGCGACAGCTACCGGATCGTCCAACTGATCAACGCGATGGCGAACTCGACGCTGCTGCCGCTGGCGTACCTGCTCGGTCGCCGTCTGCTCCGGCTGCGCCGGTCGCACGCGCTGCTCGGCGCCCTCGCGGCGGCGACCCTGCCGGCCACCGTCTTCTACGCGGGCATCGCCATGATCGACACGGTGATGGCGCCACTGGTCGTCGCCTGGCTGCTCGCCGTGCACCGCTGGATCGGGCGGCCCGGCCCGGTCGCCGCCGCCACCGTCGGTCTGCTGGTCGGCGGGTTCCATCTGCTGCACTCCCGCGGCCTGGTGATCGTCGCGGTACACGCCGGGTTGGTCCTGCTGCTGTTCGTCCGCCGCCGGATCAGCCCGCCCGCGGTGCTCGCCGCGCTACTGCCGGTGCTCGCCATGGCGCTCGTCAACGAGGCCGCCATCCGCTACCTCGGCAACAAGGTCTACCTGCTCGGCAGCACCCCCGGCGGTGGCACGGTCGAGGCGGTCGCCTCCGTCCAGGGCGTGGTCCGCGTCAGCGCGGGCGTCGCCACCCAACTCTGGTACGTCGTGGTGATCACCTTCGGGATGGCAGGGGTGGCCTGGGCCGCCGCCGTCCGTGAGCTGTGGCGCCCACGGCACGGCGACGCCGCCCGCTGGACGATAGGCGTGGCGCTGGTGGTGACCGTCGGGGTGGCCGGCGGCGCGTCGGTGATCCTGGCCGGCATCACCGGCAAACCGCTGGACGCGATCTACGGCCGCTACGTGCAGATGCTGGCGCCGTTCTGGCTGCTCGTCGGGCTCGGAGTGCTGCTCACCGCCGGCCGCCGGGTGGTGCTGCGCAGGGCGGCCGTCGCGGTGGCCCTGCTGATCGGCGGCGGTGCGCTGATCGCCGTCCGACTCGCATACGTGGCGAGCCAGGGCCACCGGTTGCGCTACGGCGGTTTCAGCGCACCGGACCTGGTGGCGTTGACCGCGGGCTGGCGGGAGATGCGGCCGGTGATCGGATCGCTGGTCGGCATCGCCGGCCTTGTGCTGCTCGTCGCGGCCGTCCTGGTGCCCCGACTGCGGTTGCCGATGCTCGGCGTCCTCGTCCTGGTCAACCTCGCCACCATGCAGGTGATCGACCAACACGTCGTGCGGCCGGCCATCGCGAGCACCGCGCCGACGCCCCGGGTGGCCGACGTCGGCGTACGCCCCGGCGAGCGGGTGTGGGCCTCGACGGGTGTGCACTACGTCCTGCGGTTCAACCTCAGCCACCAGGTGACCTGGACCGACGTTCGCTGGTTCGGCAACCAGCAGCCACCGGCTGCGGCGCAGGTGGTGTTCGCCCGCTGGGCACCCGGGGAGGCCGACGACTGGGACGGCACGGCGTACGGCTTCGTCCGGCTCGGCGGCAACCCGGTGCAGCACTGGGCGGCCTGGCGGCGGGCCTGA
- a CDS encoding GNAT family N-acetyltransferase codes for MLREATADDVHLMLSWRNQDTNRQVSKTSHEITVEEHARWWSAVRDDQSRRVLMYVRDDLPCGVVTFFDLRLDGPRTGAWGFYLDADGLDGRGETLPAWLGVMREAVEYAFDGLHLDRLDGEVLGHNTVVRQMNRRFRFVEGTPRQELSDGREITVIPISLARADRRQR; via the coding sequence GTGCTGCGCGAAGCGACGGCGGACGACGTTCACCTGATGTTGTCCTGGCGTAATCAGGACACCAACCGCCAGGTCAGCAAGACCAGTCACGAGATCACCGTCGAGGAGCACGCCCGGTGGTGGTCGGCGGTCCGTGACGACCAGTCCCGGCGGGTGCTGATGTATGTCCGCGACGACCTGCCCTGCGGTGTGGTCACCTTCTTCGACCTGCGGTTGGACGGCCCTCGTACCGGGGCGTGGGGCTTCTATCTCGACGCCGACGGGCTGGACGGGCGAGGTGAGACGCTGCCCGCCTGGTTGGGGGTCATGCGGGAGGCCGTCGAGTACGCCTTCGACGGGCTGCACCTGGACCGGCTCGACGGCGAGGTGCTCGGTCACAATACCGTCGTACGACAGATGAACCGGCGTTTCCGATTCGTCGAGGGCACGCCCCGGCAGGAGCTCTCCGACGGCCGGGAAATCACCGTCATCCCGATTTCCCTGGCCCGGGCCGATCGCCGTCAACGCTGA
- a CDS encoding acyl carrier protein: MNELSRAQIRDLMAQVLKNQDKELPADDAAQLREIGFRSLDFSELALRVEDETGEELNFDAPGLRRIATVGDVLDFLVELQHQ, encoded by the coding sequence ATGAACGAATTGAGTCGCGCGCAGATCCGCGACCTCATGGCTCAGGTGCTGAAGAACCAGGACAAGGAGTTGCCCGCGGACGACGCGGCGCAGTTGCGGGAGATCGGGTTCCGGTCGCTCGACTTCTCCGAGCTGGCCCTTCGGGTGGAGGACGAGACGGGGGAGGAGCTCAACTTCGACGCCCCCGGCCTGCGTCGCATCGCCACCGTCGGAGACGTTCTCGACTTCCTCGTCGAGCTTCAACACCAGTGA
- a CDS encoding AMP-binding protein has product MTVATARNPASAHPEPAGVDNRVVVGGAALTWRSLPTPTLPDPAAVLAHSAMHALTAARQHAVHGTELLLSTAGRVDAAMRTELLEAGFTVGVLDDDGMRLSVPARPRAAEPGRLWLLTSGSTGRPKRVGHTLDTLTTVRAEQPDRTWLCPYAPGTYAWWQVVTLSLTQPGQHLVVVEPDELDDWPTVAAAHGVDAASGTPTFWRRTLYRDAAALGRVPLRQITLGGEPVDQAILDQLREVFPTARISWIYASSEVGASIVVHDGRAGFPVDWLDRETPGRPTLSVRDDELVVTSPYHGAGLAGPIRTGDRVQVLDDRVLITGRLDSDEINVGGSKVSAGVVRGVLTGHPAVAWARVTGRRAPVLGRMVVAEVVLTPAGPADTSVPDEGTLVRWCADQLPEHAVPRRIRVLAEIPVKETLKSDV; this is encoded by the coding sequence GTGACCGTCGCGACGGCGCGTAACCCCGCATCCGCGCACCCGGAGCCGGCCGGTGTCGACAACCGGGTCGTCGTCGGTGGCGCCGCGCTGACCTGGCGTTCACTGCCGACGCCGACGCTGCCCGACCCCGCGGCGGTGCTCGCCCACTCCGCCATGCACGCACTCACCGCCGCTCGGCAGCACGCCGTGCACGGCACTGAGCTGCTGCTCAGCACCGCGGGTCGGGTCGACGCGGCGATGCGTACGGAGCTGCTGGAGGCCGGGTTCACCGTCGGCGTCCTCGACGACGACGGGATGCGCCTGAGCGTCCCGGCCCGGCCGCGAGCCGCCGAGCCCGGCCGACTCTGGCTGCTGACCTCGGGCTCGACGGGGCGTCCCAAACGGGTTGGGCACACTCTCGACACGCTGACCACCGTGCGGGCCGAGCAGCCCGACCGGACCTGGCTGTGCCCGTACGCTCCCGGCACGTACGCCTGGTGGCAGGTGGTCACCCTGTCGCTGACCCAGCCCGGCCAGCACCTGGTGGTGGTCGAGCCGGACGAGCTGGACGACTGGCCCACCGTCGCGGCCGCGCACGGGGTCGACGCCGCCTCCGGCACCCCGACCTTCTGGCGCCGCACTCTCTACCGGGATGCCGCCGCGTTGGGCCGGGTGCCGCTGCGCCAGATCACCCTGGGCGGGGAGCCGGTGGACCAGGCGATCCTGGACCAGCTGCGGGAGGTCTTCCCCACGGCCCGGATCTCCTGGATCTACGCCTCGTCCGAGGTGGGAGCGTCCATCGTGGTGCACGACGGGCGGGCCGGTTTCCCGGTCGACTGGCTGGACCGGGAAACCCCTGGTCGGCCGACGCTCTCCGTGCGCGACGACGAGCTGGTGGTCACCTCTCCGTACCACGGCGCCGGGTTGGCCGGCCCGATCCGTACCGGGGACCGGGTGCAGGTGCTCGACGACCGGGTGCTGATCACCGGCCGACTGGACTCCGACGAGATCAACGTCGGCGGCAGCAAGGTGTCCGCCGGTGTGGTCCGCGGCGTGTTGACCGGGCATCCGGCGGTGGCCTGGGCCCGGGTGACCGGTCGCCGCGCCCCGGTGCTCGGCCGGATGGTGGTCGCCGAGGTGGTCCTCACCCCCGCCGGTCCCGCCGACACCAGCGTGCCCGACGAGGGCACGCTGGTCCGCTGGTGTGCCGACCAGCTTCCCGAGCACGCGGTGCCACGCCGGATCCGCGTACTGGCCGAGATTCCCGTCAAGGAGACCCTGAAGAGCGATGTCTGA
- a CDS encoding SDR family NAD(P)-dependent oxidoreductase gives MSDPADTQLVPPSSVVLVSGGSRGLGLAIVNDLLDAGVKVAPFARTVTAELEKLAAEHPDRVHVGSVDVTDLRAAQSFVREVEQHLGPIDGIVNNAAMGQDSLHAHTATDDIARIIETNLTAPLQLTRLVIRRMLAKGLRGRIVNITSICGKRGFPGLVAYSATKGGMDAATRSLARELGGRMLVNSVAPGFFASEMSAVLGPTQLDQIVRRTPTGHLTEPVEVTPVVRMLLREHTNINGQVIVVDGAASI, from the coding sequence ATGTCTGACCCCGCCGACACCCAGCTCGTTCCGCCCAGCTCCGTGGTCCTCGTCTCCGGGGGATCCCGGGGGCTGGGCCTGGCCATCGTCAACGACCTGCTCGACGCGGGCGTCAAGGTGGCTCCGTTCGCCCGTACCGTCACTGCGGAGCTGGAGAAGCTCGCCGCCGAGCACCCAGACCGGGTGCACGTCGGCTCGGTGGACGTGACCGACCTGCGCGCCGCGCAGAGCTTCGTCCGGGAGGTGGAGCAGCATCTCGGCCCGATCGACGGCATCGTCAACAACGCCGCCATGGGGCAGGACTCCCTGCACGCGCACACCGCCACCGACGACATCGCCCGGATCATCGAGACGAACCTGACCGCCCCGCTGCAGTTGACCCGGCTGGTGATCCGCCGGATGCTCGCCAAGGGACTGCGCGGGCGGATCGTCAACATCACCTCGATCTGCGGGAAGCGTGGTTTCCCGGGCCTGGTCGCGTACTCGGCCACCAAGGGCGGCATGGACGCCGCCACGCGTTCGCTCGCCCGGGAACTGGGTGGCCGGATGCTGGTCAACTCGGTCGCGCCCGGCTTCTTCGCCTCCGAGATGTCCGCCGTGCTCGGCCCAACCCAGCTCGACCAGATCGTGCGCCGCACCCCGACCGGTCACCTGACCGAACCCGTGGAGGTCACGCCGGTGGTGCGGATGCTGCTGCGGGAGCACACCAACATCAACGGCCAGGTCATCGTGGTGGACGGTGCCGCCTCCATCTGA